The genomic interval ACGGACACTTCTTTATTAAATGTATATAATTTTCCCATGGGGCACGTCCCTGTTTATTCTGATTCTGTTTACAGAGCAAGGATTGAAAAACTGGATCAGGAAACTCCTCTCGATTTAACCTATAACCAATCGGTTAAATCATTTATAGAATTATATGCTGTGGGAAAACGTCAACTCATGTCAAAAATATTAGGCCTGAAAGAGATCTATTTTCCGATGATTGAGGAATACCTGGATAAATATGACATTCCATTGGAAATGAAATACCTGGCCGTTGTGGAATCCGCCTTGAATCCCACTGCCGGTTCACGAGCCGGGGCCAAAGGGCTATGGCAATTCATGTATTACACCGGTAAGCTTTATGGCTTGAAAGTGACTTCCCTTACCGACGACCGGTTTGACCCATATCTGGCCACCGATGCGGCATGCCGGCATTTACGTGATCTATACGCTATGTTCGGCGATTGGAACCTGGTCATGGCAGCTTATAATTCAGGTTCCGGGAATGTGAAAAAAGCCATCCGAAGAGCCGGTGGAGTATGTGATTATTGGGCAATCTGGCCTTTTCTTCCCAAGGAAACCCGTGGCTATGTCCCCGCTTTTATTGCCGTGAACTATGTTATGAGTTATGCGTCAGAACACAACCTGTATCCGCTGGATCCAGGTATTCTCTATGGTGGGATTGATACTATCTGGGTTAGCCAGCCGCTGGCATTCGACCAGATTTCCGAATTCCTCAATATTTCAAAGGAAGAAATAGAATTCTTAAATCCGGTTTTTAAATCTGGCATAATTCCCGCTTATAATGGGAAAACTTACAGCCTGCGCCTGCCAAAAGACCAGGCCTTGAAATTCGCCGAAAATGAGCAATCTATATATAATTACAAGAGTAAAAGCGGGCTGGAAAAAGAAAAACTGGTCGTAGAAATTAAAAAAGCAACGGATCGACAATACCATACCGTGAGATCTGGTGAAAGCCTAGGCCTTATCGCCAGGAAATACAATGTTTCCGTAAAACAAATCCAGCAGTGGAATGGGATGAAAGGTACCATGATCCATCCCGGCC from Bacteroidales bacterium carries:
- a CDS encoding LysM peptidoglycan-binding domain-containing protein, whose protein sequence is MAPFTLKTKYLILTILIVPFIYFSSLPAIGFGQVTDTTITPDDLYQTDDIPDPDSLINKGNQLINDVDQADKILNESITIGMLDSLTSIPYFQDYYFNTDTSLLNVYNFPMGHVPVYSDSVYRARIEKLDQETPLDLTYNQSVKSFIELYAVGKRQLMSKILGLKEIYFPMIEEYLDKYDIPLEMKYLAVVESALNPTAGSRAGAKGLWQFMYYTGKLYGLKVTSLTDDRFDPYLATDAACRHLRDLYAMFGDWNLVMAAYNSGSGNVKKAIRRAGGVCDYWAIWPFLPKETRGYVPAFIAVNYVMSYASEHNLYPLDPGILYGGIDTIWVSQPLAFDQISEFLNISKEEIEFLNPVFKSGIIPAYNGKTYSLRLPKDQALKFAENEQSIYNYKSKSGLEKEKLVVEIKKATDRQYHTVRSGESLGLIARKYNVSVKQIQQWNGMKGTMIHPGQQLVVIPSSNYAYVPSSSNTKSSQKTAQTSTATNSAPSTSKPAATSAEFHYVKSGENLAMIAQKYGCSVDNLKAWNNLRNNTIYPKQKLKVSGETALAQSIEPDPAPAKVTSNPENKYFYYTVKKGDTLWDIAQQYKGVSVDDIKRWNNMGNSSKLQVGQKLKIGRNG